The Rosa chinensis cultivar Old Blush chromosome 7, RchiOBHm-V2, whole genome shotgun sequence DNA segment AGCATTTAGAATATTGTTCAGGTTAAATTTGTGCCTGTGTCTGGAACCTAAGTTGCCACCCTTTGATATCTTTGCCTGATTGTTTTAATTAAAAACTGGTTTCACTTCTACAAGCTATCTGTGCCTGAAAATCATTAATTGACATTCCACACATGTATTAACTATGCAAACAAGGAATACGTTATATCATCCCTAAGCCACTCACTATGTCATTTGTTTAGCAAAATTGTCATTCTCCTGAATCCAAATATAAATAGGTTACATTTTCTCATATAATTGATCCAATCCACCATTTAGCAGAATAATGTGTTATCATGTTATGagccttcttttttattttatcttatttTTATGAAGAAGCACGGACAAGAAATTTTCACAAgttgttttcttttatctagTGTTCCTTTTCCAAAATGCTAAGTTATTCTCTATTATTAGAACTCTTCCACGACATTACTGGCCCTACTTAATGTTCCAACTAGAATTAATCGACTTGGAAGTCTGAGATGAATTATCTAGGTTATTTGAATACAATTTACATTACTGTGTTTCTATGGTGGTGTTGAGTTTGTTCCCCCTCCCCTTCTTTCCCCAGAAAAAAcgtttaagaaaaagaaaattatatttAGGTAAGTGGTATACTTAGTTAATACAGAGTTATATAGCTTGAAACTCAATCTAGTAGTCAGACAAATACTTCAACTCCAAATTGCATTTCAATCATTGATTTATTTGGATATAACTTGGCCACATAATGACAGTGACCTTTCTGATTTCATACTTCATGCATGCAGCTCATGGAGAACCTCATTCCTGTCGTGGAGAAGAGGAGACCTGCACGTGTTCTTCGGAGAGTGCAATCCATGCACTGGTAGATATGGTACCTAGTAGTATGTATTGTGGAATCAAGTTATTTAAAGGAATTGCTTGGAGCTTAGTCATATAGATGCTTGGAGCTCAGTCATGTAGGGTTCATAGATACCAAAAGGAAGAGGAGTGGAGAAAATTAACTGTTGGTGGTTATCTTTCAGTAGTTGAAGTGGACTTGTAAAGAGATGTGTAGTACAGCTCaagattgaattgattttggtaCAGCCGTACAGCTAATGGTGATTATACTTCAATCACAGCATGTGGTGAAGATCCTTGACGATAGTCGTTCGGGTCTATTGTAATTAGTCttgtagaaaatgaaaataacctTCTGATTTACAGAAAGCTTGGTTGCCCTTGTACTGCTTGAGCGGCAAGCTGATAGAAGTAGAGGATTGACTAATTCATACCAATATTATTAGTATTATATGCTATTTATGAGAGGAGTTGTGCATGATGGATCACACCAAAAACTTCTGTAGCATTTGATGCCTTGAGAATGATATGTAGAACTTCAGCATTAGTTTTACACATACGCATAGCTAATAGCTTATTGGTTGCATTTTGTATAAAGTGGGAACTCTTGATTAGTTGATTTCGGTCTCTCTCAAACTTCTCCAACATGGGGCAATAGCAACAATCATTCATGTTCTTCCAAACAACTTTGTTCAGGACCAAAATTGCTAGTTAGTTGACTGACTTCATCTGAAAAGCTTGTATGCGTACCCCACGATTAAAAAGATCGAACATGATACTCTTTGGAAATTTCAACCAATCGTTAACTGGTTAAGATGAGGCAAATTCATGGATGAATTCCTCTAGAATAATTTGCCaccatatcaaatttaataaatataATTCAACGGAGTAGATGAGCCCTTTTCTTTACAAAAACCGATAACCCACCAGGTGCTATAAATTTGATGACCACGACTGCATTTTATGACCATGCTATAACTATCAAACTGCTGTACGCGGGGCCATACATGCAACTAGATAAGATTGAACTACACACATTAGAGAGACGTTATGAAGTGGACGTCGTGAAAAGCGAAACATACCATGACAATGAGATCCAGGAACCACCAAAATCAAAGACTAATATAACTCTCCAAAAACATAACATGTGCAAGTGCAACTGTCACATAATTGAAGATGTAACTAACATGTAATggacaagaaaaaagaaaccacAAAATACAAACAACCAACAAAGAGTATAACATGTAATGATCCAATGAAAATACTATGCACTTTACAGAAATTAAAGAGTATAACAAGATGCTTGTTTAACCTTTGTACTGTTGTTGACCTTATTATGTCCTTGTCCCTCCTTGCAAAAGATGGAAATATGCAAGACAAAATATATTCGCCAATTTGTACATTTCAGGCTCATAAACTTATCTATTTTAAGTTACTCCAGATTGCTTCCCTTACTCAAAAGTTCAAGACCCTCAGTTCGGCAATTCAGAATCCTGCGGAATACATCCCTAATTTGGCGTTCCAGTGGACCCAATCCATTCTTAAACTTTTCACAGATCGATGCTAACTCCTCAAGTACTTGTTCGAGTTCCATTTTCTGTTCCTCTGTCAATGGGAATTGAACCAGATCAACAAACTCTGTCATGTGGCGTGTGCATTTCTCAACCTGATAAATCTCCTTCAGCAATCCGTTGGAACTCTGACGCTCCCGCTTCTTAGATTCTTCCATTATCCGTTCATGAAGTGAGATTAGGGGGATACCCCAGGAGTACTGTGGTGGGATGGAAAAATGAGTATTAAGGCCTTGATCCTGACAAGGTATTGCAGCAACAAGAGCTGACAACACAAACATGAGCACAGAACTCATTGTGAATACAGATCCTACAAGCCCATTGGTTGCAGCATTTTCATTCCCACGAGGTGCTACCAAGTTGTTTGCAATTGATTGCAGCTGCTTAGCTGCAGACCAAGAAGCGGATATGCTCCATGAGTGAGAGCGAGAATGTCCTGATGAGGTACGGCGGTGGCGATCCTTTCTTGTGTTGTGACGCCCAAAAGACCAATTCCGCTGTGAAAATGCAGACCCAGAGTCTCTCCCATCAAGCATTTCAAGTGCCAAATCCATCAAAGCCTTTCTTGCTCGACGGAACTGGCCCTCACAATATGGCCTCTGGCGAGAATCCAAGGCACACAGAACAATCTCTAAATGCTTATGCCACATACGAATCTTATCAATCCCATCACGAGCTGCATTGCAAATGTCAAGTGCCTTCAAACTCCTATCTAAGTATGCATCAGTCCAATGGTCCATGGGCGGTTTAGAAAtatcttctttgttcttcagaaagataCCTCTGAATTCCTCTAGGCAGCTGATGAAAACATCTAAAAGCTTCTGAGTCCATGCAATAGAGAGCAGCTCATCAGCACCAACACCCGACAAGTCATGAAATAGGTCTACAACATGTTTCTGAAAATATTGAAGCTCTAACTCCTGGGCACTAGACTCATGATTATCTTCAACGGAATGAAACTGTTCTCGCCGAGTCCAAATGGAGCGACCTAATGAAGTCAAAGGTGAAGAAGAACCTGCTGCATGATTAGATGTGGAAGGCATGGTCTCAACCCAAAAGATTCCAATCACAAAACCCTCAAGATATTCCAAATGACAACACAAGTcccaaaatcaataaaaaaataaaaataaaaaaaaccagtTCTGATTCAGCTCAAATCGATATATCAATCCGCGAATATTGATAGCATTCCAAAGCCCACCTACAATTCATTCAAAATCATCCATCAGCTTAAACCCCAAAACTACAGAAATTCCAACACTTCCAAACAAACCCACAAATAATTCCATTTGTATTCACATAACCAAACCACCTATTAGCAAACCACTAAGCtctcaaaaatataacaaaagacACCCACCCTTTACAAAAACATCAACTCAAAGCACTTGACAACAAATCCTACAGGAAACCGAAGCGTACAACATCAACCTAGATCCTCAAAACCCAATAACACTAACAAATAACAAATACCCAGATCCAAAAAGGTCTCAAGTGCCATGAAATGAACAAAGGATCCACCTAATGAGAGAACCCAATTCCCAGAAACAAGAattgaatgaaaaagaaaagtacCTTGCTTGGAAGAGAGTCTGAAGAATGTTTTTGTTGAGAATAAACAGGACAGACGACATGTGCGTAGGGGCTGCCGCAGAGATCTTCTCTTCAAAACTGGCTGAGGAGCTGAGCCCTCAGTTCGATACAATCCAAACTCCAGCACCGGATTATACgggagtattttttttttttttatatataaacaaaacagagGAAGGCAAAATTGTAAGTAGATGTCTCCGTTCaggtttattattttttatttttattgtttcgTACGACGTAAAAAACAGTAAAACACAACAGCTGGCTTGTCACCTTCACTGTCGCATACTCGCATTCGGTTTTCGGTGCATCAATTTTAAcgaaaataagaaaatgaaaaaaaattatgtgtttcagTATGGAACGTTGACCAAATGCGGCCAATATGAACCTAAAGAGTGTGTGTTCACTTACGCGaattaaaagtaaaaaatttattttagacAAAACTCAATATGAAATTACAAGTATATCTACTATGTCTTCTCCTACAACTCAGAtagcctctctctctcactatcaCTGACTTCTGGCGCTCGACCCAGGTCTCCGGCGACTCAGATCGCGGGTCTTCCAACGCCGTCAATTGCACAAATCACATCCACAACAAAACCCACCGCGTCGCGCTTGTAATACTCCGgaaattaattattaattttctagtgatttttgaattttattatgTAGGTTGTTGTGTGATTAGCTGTTTCGTGGGTGAAGTAAAAGTGTTTCgaacgaataattactcgaaacacGTTATTTTCGAAGAGTCAATAATTGATTTTTTATTCGTTAGATTCCtccaaaaacttcattcacaaaagtcgtagaacgcgttgatacgagtttgtggatatgtggtacgcgAAAATCGAAGATCGTATAAAGAAGTTGTGGTCAAAGGAagttatttctatttttggaaattttgtataaataggattttttggattttattttcatactttCCACTTTTGGAAATCTTCCGGATTTTTCTCTCTAGAAAGCTCGACCCAACTCGCGAAACCGGCACCAACCGGCTCAGATTTTCATTCTCTCCTTCTCCTAGCCACTGGCTTGCTCTCAGCTTTACCTTACATGGCGGATCGGACGGCAAAAATCAAGGCGGCGCCGACCCGGATCTCGTTTCTTCCTCCGGCCATGGCAGCGGGTGAGACTACATAGATTTTGAAGCTCTCTTCCTCTTGGATCGGTTCATGCAAGCCTTGAAGATCGATTTGAAGTGTGGAGTGAGAAATCACAATTTGAAGTTCAACAGTGGAGATTTTTTGGACTTGATCTAGCTCAATCTAGGTCAAATCGACATTGGTGCCGGTTATGAAAGTTATTCATCGTGTTGTGATCTTTAAGTCGGATGGTGATCATCTTCATGGTTTTGAAGTCGGCCAGGCGGCGCGTGGGCTTCATGTGCAGTCGCTTGCGGCGGCGCATTCTACCTCCTTAAGAGCAGTCCTTTGCTCCGGTAGCGTCCATTCGTCAATACGAACATGTGGGTATGTTTACTTTTATGTTGctcgacttttttttttttttgataaaagggGTTTAGAACCCAGTCACACTGGGAGGCTCTTCCCCACACccatattattattaattatatTTTGCCGCATCAAGGGGGACGTAATACCTGAACCCCGAGCATGCATAGTTGCATTACAATTATCCTCATAGAGTACATCCTACAGGAATCCAGGTGCCTCATCTAAAGATATATCCATAACATGATCCAAACTAGCAAAGTGAGCTAACCTATGAGCTacactatttgcttcacgaTATATATGTCGAATTCTAAAAGAGTCAAAAAATTACAAATATTCTTTACAATCGTCAAGAATTCGACTTACCTCCGAGTTATCCTCCACATTATGGTTCAAGGCTCAATATCACAACGACAAAAAACACATACTTGCTCCTGCTCCTCCATGCCAATTCTTCTACGCAAAGCAGCTTTGGTTCGGAGTATGTTCTTCAGCAAGCGCCACACAAAAGCTCGAATTTTTGGTTAAACCCTTGCATGCCAAACCGCCCTCCATAACTTCCTTATCTCATCATGGGACTAAGCTATGGAGCTTGAGGCCAAAAATTTCCTAGCTACATGGTACCCACTCTTCACCGTATACATGCCATGCTTATCATAGTGCCAAATTAGCcaatcttttgggtttctcaaGCTTAACGGGATTTTACAAATTAGCATCACTTCCTCCTCTGTAAATATCTCATCCAACCACTCAATCACCCTTTCTCTGGACTTAGGGTCAATCAGATCAGAAACTTCTAGCTCTTCTAAGCCTTCCATCACCATGTTGTTTGGTTTGAATGTATGGGGCCTGGGTAACCAGTGATCATACCACACTGAAATGCTGGAGCCATTCCCCACTTGGAATCGAGAACCCTTTTGCAAAAGCCCCTTACCCTTTATCAGGCTCCTCCATGTATACGAATCACCCGGGCTAACCCCTAGCATTCAGGATGTCACCATCCAAAAAGTATTTTTCCTTCAATGTCTTGGCCAACAATGAATCAGGATATCTTAGCAATCTCCAACCTTGTTTTGCTAGTAGAGCTTGGTTGAACAGCTCCATGTTACGAAATCCCAAACCACTTCCTCCTTTGGGGCACACAACTTATCCCAGGTTAGCCAATGAATCTTGCGACCCTTCTCAGAATCACCCCACCAGAATTCTGCCATGCACCAATGCATTTTCTGACAAAGATGTTTGGGCAATTTAAAACAGCTCATTACATAGGTAGGCACTGACTGAACCACCAACTTGATCATCACTTCCTTTCCTACCGTACTCAACATTTTATCTTTCCAATCTTTCATTCTAGTCTTCTCTGCAATAAATTGAAAAGCCTCCTTCTTGGAATAACTTACTTCCGTTGGAAGGCCTAGGTACTTATCATGCTTGTTCACCCTTTCCACACCAAGAACCGCAACTAACTCTTCCTGGAAATCAAGATTGACATTCTTAGAGAAGGATATGCAACTTTTTTGGAAGTTTACTTGTTGACCTGAAGCTTCCTCATAACTTTGCAAGATATTCTTCAAATTGATACATTCCTCATTTTCAGCTTTCATGAAGATAAAAGAATCATCAGCAAAGAAAAGATGACTGATTGGAGGAGCATCACTCACAATAGAAACGCCATGTAATGCGATGTTCTTCTGCCTTCTTTAACATTCTTGATAAACCCTCCGCACACAACAAGAACAAATTTGGAGAAATCTAGTCACTTTGTCTCAAACCTCTAGATGGCAACAGGTTTCCTCTTGGTTCTCCATTGAGCAAGAAAGAATAACTCACTGTTTTGACACAACCCATTATCCACCTGAGCCATGTAGAGTGAAACTGCATGCTTCTCATAACCGCTTCAATAAACCCCCACTCAACCCTATCATATGCTTTACTCATGTCGAGTTTCAAAGCACCAAAGCCTATTGATCCTCCACTACGACGCTTCAGGAAATGAGATATCTAAAAGGCCAATAGCGAGTTATCAGTTATTTGTCTTCACGGTACGAACGCACTTTGATTCAGAGCGATGATATCATGCAAAAGCGGCTTTAATATGTTAGCCAAGACCCAGGCCTTCGACCCCAATTTGTAGATAACATTACAGAGACTTATAGGACGAAGCTGCTACATGTGTTCCACTTCCTTCACTTTAGGGATTAGAGTAACATATGAACCTTTCACTTCCCGTAACAAATCTTCTGAACTCATGAAGCACCTTAGAGCAGCGCAATCACCAACAATCACATCTTTGCCAACCACCGACCAATAGCGTTGATAAAAAATGGGGGAGAAACCATTGGGTCCGGGCGCTTTCATTGGGTGCATTTATTTCAAAGCCTTTAGAACTTCATCCTCTTGAAACTCCTTAATTAGCTGAGAGTTCATTTCGTTTCTAACTACACTTGTAAGCAATTTCATATTTCTAGGATAAGACGTTGTAAACAACTCACCAAAATAGAGGAGCACAATTTTTTCGGTGTCAGACTCCTCCACGCACCAAACTCCACTACTATTGAACAACCCCTTgatctcctttcttcttttcctgtTACTGGCCTTCTGGTGGAAATACCGAGTATTTAGGTCACCCTCTGTCAGCCACATAACCCTAGAACATTGTTTCCAATAATTGTGTTCATGCAATAGTAAATCATTCAATCTTCCTTCAACCCAAGCCTCTCATATTCCGGTGGTGCAGACAAACTTCGATCATAGAAGACTGATAGCATTGCCCTAGTCTTCTCTATCACCACCTTAATATTACCAAACTTCTCCTTACTCCAGTTCCGAAGCGCTTATCTTGTATGCTCAATCTTTAAGCACATAGTTTGGAAAGGGACCCCTCCACCCCATCCCAACCTTCTTTAAGAACCCTAGCACACTCATCATCCTAAAGCCAATGCTCTTCAAACCGGaacctcttcttttttctcttcttcttaggCCGAGTTTGATGCACCTCAATGAGTAGTGGAAGATGGTCAGATTTTGATGGACTAAGATGAGTGACTCGAGCTGCAGGGAATAGATCCACTCATTCTCTATTTGCCAAGAATCTATCAAGACGAACCTTAATCACCTCACCTCCCCGTTTACCCCTCCACGTGAAGGACGGGCCAACAAAGTTAATATCCACCAACCCACAACCATCCACACATCTTGTAAATGCCTCCATTTGCCTCGGACAACGAGGGGGACCACCCTCCTTCTCGCTACCATGAAGAATCTCAT contains these protein-coding regions:
- the LOC112175527 gene encoding protein ROH1 isoform X1 yields the protein MPSTSNHAAGSSSPLTSLGRSIWTRREQFHSVEDNHESSAQELELQYFQKHVVDLFHDLSGVGADELLSIAWTQKLLDVFISCLEEFRGIFLKNKEDISKPPMDHWTDAYLDRSLKALDICNAARDGIDKIRMWHKHLEIVLCALDSRQRPYCEGQFRRARKALMDLALEMLDGRDSGSAFSQRNWSFGRHNTRKDRHRRTSSGHSRSHSWSISASWSAAKQLQSIANNLVAPRGNENAATNGLVGSVFTMSSVLMFVLSALVAAIPCQDQGLNTHFSIPPQYSWGIPLISLHERIMEESKKRERQSSNGLLKEIYQVEKCTRHMTEFVDLVQFPLTEEQKMELEQVLEELASICEKFKNGLGPLERQIRDVFRRILNCRTEGLELLSKGSNLE
- the LOC112175527 gene encoding protein ROH1 isoform X2, with product MDHWTDAYLDRSLKALDICNAARDGIDKIRMWHKHLEIVLCALDSRQRPYCEGQFRRARKALMDLALEMLDGRDSGSAFSQRNWSFGRHNTRKDRHRRTSSGHSRSHSWSISASWSAAKQLQSIANNLVAPRGNENAATNGLVGSVFTMSSVLMFVLSALVAAIPCQDQGLNTHFSIPPQYSWGIPLISLHERIMEESKKRERQSSNGLLKEIYQVEKCTRHMTEFVDLVQFPLTEEQKMELEQVLEELASICEKFKNGLGPLERQIRDVFRRILNCRTEGLELLSKGSNLE